One segment of Dermochelys coriacea isolate rDerCor1 chromosome 27, rDerCor1.pri.v4, whole genome shotgun sequence DNA contains the following:
- the NAGS gene encoding N-acetylglutamate synthase, mitochondrial, which produces MGSLGAGSAAASAGRLLCAPVPRGLSGRGPPRLGGRRRESPGGLAGARLELAGAGAVPAPVVRRDIQAFLQECGGGPGEAGHWLAKFQALGQAGGRPFAVIEVDEAVSRCKETVTSLAFSLAFLQRMDMKPLLVLGLPSRSSLSDTLTFRDTKALLTQNCKALTDALRQNSAATMPFFGAGAILGAEQMAAHSSGISVDSDLLQWCLEMGNIPIICPVGETRSRQCLLLDSVEVTAAVSRALLPTKIIFLNMTGGIRNSVQKVLGNVNLPADLDLMTKAQWVGHKEQQQVRLIVDLLSRLPYEASAVITSAGTLLSEIFSNKGSGTLFRNAERMLRAERLEELDQQHLVSLINTSFGKTLRGDYLASIRPRLHSIYFSEGYNAAAIITKEPVLGGMPYLDKFVVSSTKKSQGSGQMLWECIRQDLRTLFWRSRVTNPINPWYFKHSDGSFTNHQWIFFWFGLSDIRDSYELVNHAKSIPDSFCKP; this is translated from the exons ATGGGCTCGCTCGGCGCCGGCTCCGCGGCGGCCTCGGCCGGCCGCCTGCTCTGCGCGCCCGTCCCGCGGGGGCTGAGCGGCCGCGGCCCCCCGCGCCTGGGCGGCCGGCGGCGGGAGAGCCCCGGGGGGCTGGCGGGCGCCCGGCTGGAGctggccggggccggggcggtgCCCGCCCCCGTGGTGCGGCGGGACATCCAGGCCTTTCTCCAGGAGTGCGGCGGCGGCCCCGGCGAGGCGGGCCACTGGCTGGCCAAGTTCCAGGCGCTCGGCCAGGCCGGCGGCCGCCCCTTCGCCGTCATCGAG GTGGACGAAGCCGTCTCCCGCTGCAAGGAGACCGTGACCAGCCTGGCCTTCAGCTTGGCCTTCCTGCAGCGCATGGACATGAagcccctgctggtgctggggctgcCGTCCCGGAGCTCCCTGAGCGACACCCTCACCTTCCGGGATACCAAGGCGCTGCTGACCCAGAACTGCAAGGCCCTGACGGACGCCCTGCGCCAGAACTCCGCTGCGACGATGCCCTTCTTCGGGGCCGGCGCCATCCTAGGAGCGGAGCAGATGGCCGCCCACTCCAG cgGGATCTCCGTGGACAGCGACCTGCTGCAGTGGTGTCTGGAGATGGGGAACATCCCCATCATCTGCCCCGTCGGGGAGACCCGCAGCCGCCAGTGCCTGCTGCTGGACTCCGTCGAGGTCACCGCCGCCGTCTCCAGGGCACTGCTGCCCACTAAGATCATCTTCCTGAACATGACCGGGGGGATCAGGAACTCGGTGCAGAAG GTGCTGGGGAACGTGAACCTGCCTGCCGACCTGGACCTAATGACCAAAGCCCAGTGGGTGGGccacaaggagcagcagcaggtcaGGCTGATCGTCGACCTGCTGAGCCGCTTGCCCTACGAGGCTTCCGCCGTCATCACCTCTGCCGGCACGCTGCTCTCCGAGATCTTCAGCAACAAAG GCTCGGGGACCCTGTTCAGGAACGCCGAGCGTATGCTGCGGGCCGAGAGGCTGGAGGAGCTGGACCAGCAGCACCTGGTCTCCTTGATCAACACGTCCTTCGGGAAGACCCTCCGAGGGGACTATCTGGCTTCCATACGGCCCAGGCTGCACTCGATCTACTTCTCAGAGGG CTACAACGCAGCAGCCATCATCACGAAGGAACCCGTCCTGGGCGGCATGCCGTACTTGGACAAGTTTGTGGTCAGCTCCACCAAGAAAAGCCAAGGCTCTGGCCAGATGCTGTGGGAGTGCATACGGCAGGACCTCAGGACCCTCTTCTGGAGGTCTCGCGTCACCAACCCCATTAACCCCTG